ACGGCATTGGGGAGCACTTCTTCCTTGTAGGCGTCGCTCTGTTCGTCGAACAGTTCCACGCAGGGCATGGAGACCACGCGCACCTTCTTGCCTTCAGCGGTCAGCTGCTTGGCAGCCTGGACGCAGAGGTCAAGTTCGGTACCGGTGCCGATCAGGATCAGCTCAGGGGTGCCCTCGCAGTCTTCGAGCACGTAGCCGCCGAGGGCCACCTTGTCGATGGAGGAGTTGGCCTGGTTGGCCATTCCCTGACGGCTGAGGCAGAGGGAGCTGGGGCGCTTGCGGTTCTGGATGGCCAGCTTGTAAGCACCGCTGGTCTCGTTACCGTCGCCAGGGCGGAACACCAGCATGTTCGGCATTGCCCGCAGGGAGGGGATGGTCTCGATCGGCTGGTGAGTCGGGCCGTCCTCGCCCACACCGATGGAGTCGTGGGTGAGCACGTAGATCACACCCAGCTCACTCAGGGCCGAGAGGCGCATGGAGCCGCGCATGTAGTCGGCAAACACCAGGAAGGTGCCGCCGTAAGGGATCAAACCACTGTTGTGGTAAGCGATGCCGTTGAGAATCGCCGCCATGGCGTGCTCGCGCACACCGAAGTGCAGGTAGCGCTTTTCGGGGCTGCTGGCCTGATAAGAGCCGGTTTCGCCCTTGATGTCGGTGTAGTTGGAGTGGGTGAGGTCGGCGGAGCCGCCGATCAGTTCAGGCAGGTTGGGGCCCAGGGCACCCAGGCAGATCTGGGAGTGCTTGCGGGTAGCCAGGCCACCGTCTTCGGCGCTGTAGGTGGGCAGACCCTTATCCCAGCCCTCGGGCAGCTCACCGCGCAGCATCCGCTCGAATTCAGCGGCTTCGCTGGGGTACTTGGTGCGATAGGCGGCGAGGGTCTGGTTCCACTCGGCTTCGAGGCTGGCACCACGCTCAATCGCCTGGCGGAACTGGTCATAGGCCTCCTGAGGCACCTCGAAGGGGCCGTAGTTCCAGTTCAGTTGCTGACGGGTTAGCGCGGCTTCCTCTTCACCCAGAGCAGCACCGTGCACACCGGCAGTGTCGGCCTTGTTGGGGGAGCCATAGCCGATGGTGGTGGTCACCTTGATGATCGACGGCTTGTCGGTAACAGCCTTGGCCGCTTCTATCGCCTTGGCGATGGCATCCACATCGGTGTTGCCTTCGGCCACATGCTGGACGTGCCAGCCGTAGGCCTCGTAGCGCTTCAGTACGTCCTCGGTGAAGGACACATCGGTGCGGCCGTCGATGGTGATGCTGTTGTCGTCGTAGAGGGCGATCAATTTGCCCAGCTTCAGGTGACCCGCCAGGGATGCAGCCTCGGAGGACACGCCCTCCTGATTGCAGCCGTCACCCATCACCACATAGGTGTAGTGATCAACCACGGTGGCGTCGGCCTTGTTGAACTTGGCGGCCAGGTGGGATTCGGCGATGGCCAGGCCCACAGCGTTGGAGATACCAGCGCCGAGGGGGCCGGTGGTCACTTCAACGCCAGGGGTTTCGAAGGTTTCGGGGTGACCTGGAGTCTTGGAGCCCCACTGACGGAACTGCTTGATGTCGTCGATGGTCACCGAGTCGTAACCGGTGAGGTGCAGCAGCGCGTACAGCAGCATGCAGCCGTGACCGGCTGACAGCACGAAGCGGTCGCGGTTGAACCACTTGGGATTCTTGGGGTTGTGCTTCAGGAACTTGTCCCACAGCGCGTAACCCATCGGGGCGCAGCCCATCGGCAGGCCGGGGTGGCCACTGTTGGATTTGTTGATGGCATCAACCGCCAGCATGCGGATGCTGTTGATGCAAAGGGTGTCGACAGAAGCGGGCGCAGCGACCATGACGTGGGAGTTGTAAATCGGTAAGGAGTACGAGCAGTCTGAAACAACGGGTCAAGGGCACCGCAGAACGGGCCAGACCGATGGATTCAGCTCATGCGTCGGAAGGCGAGGCAGACGTTATGGCCGCCGAAGCCGAAGGAGTTGGACAACACCGTGCCCAGCTTGAGCTCACGGGCGGTGTTGGGCACGACATCCAGATCACATTCGGGATCGGGATTGGCGTGATTGATCGTGGGAGGCACCACGTGATGCTGGAGCGCCAGCACACAGGCCACCGCTTCAATGCCGCCGGAACCACCCAGCAGGTGACCGGTCATCGACTTGGTGGAGCTCACCGGAATCTGGTGGGCCCGACTGCCGAGAGCGCTTTTGATCGCCGCGGTCTCGTTGCTGTCATTGGCAGGGGTGCTGGTGCCGTGCGCATTGACGTAGTCGATGCTGTCGGCGCTCAGACCACCGTCTTCCAGAGCGAGTCGCATGGCTGCGGCTCCGCCCACGCCACCGGGGGTCGGTGAGGTGATGTGGTGGGCATCGCATGTGGTGCCGTAGCCCACCATTTCGGCCAGGATCGTGGCGCCGCGTGCTTCAGCGTGCTCAAGGGTTTCCAGCACCAGCACACCGGCACCCTCGCCGATCACGAAGCCATCACGCTCCTTGTCGAAGGGGCGACTGGCGGTGGCGGGATCGTCGTTGCGGAAGGACAGGGCCTTGGCGCTGGCAAAACCGGCCACGCCCAGCGGGGTGATGGCGGATTCCGCGCCGCCGCAAACCATGGCGTCGGCCTTGCCCATCTGCAGCAGACGGAAGGCATCGCCAATGGCATTGGATCCCGCGGCACAGGCAGTGGCCACCGCGGAGCTGGGACCTTTGGCGCCTAGAGCGATCGCCGCCAGGCCAGTGGCCATGTTGGGGATCATCATCGGCACAGTGAACGGGCTGACACGGCCGGGGCCTTTGCCCTCCAGCACGTGGGCCTGGGTCTCCATGGTGAGCAGGCCGCCCACGCCGGAGCCAATGCTGACGCCGATGCGATCGGCGTTGGCTTCGGTGATTGCGAGGCCAGCGTCAGCGAGGGCCTGTTTGGCGGCGACGACACCGAATTTGCAGAACCGATCCCAGCGCTTGGCCTCCTTGGGTTCAAGGAAGCCTGTGGGATCGAAGTCCTTCACCTCGGCGGCAAAACGACAGGCGTGCTTTTCAGCATCGAACAGAGTGATCGACGCCACGCCATTGCGGCCTGAGGTGAGGCCAGACCAATACTCGGCAACGCTGTTGCCGATCGGTGTCACCGCGCCGAGGCCAGTGACCACGACGCGTTGGAGACCCTCCACCATGCTGCCGATCCTCAGGCCTGCTTGTCTTCGATGTACTTGACGGCGTCGCCGACGGTGGCGATGCCTTCAGCTGCTTCGTCGGGAATTTCGATGTCGAAGGCTTCCTCCAGGGCCATCACCAGCTCGACTGTGTCAAGCGAGTCAGCGCCGAGATCGTTCTGGAAATTCGACTCCGGCTTCACTTCGCCGGCGTCAACGCTGAGTTGCTCCGCCACGATCGAACGGACTTTTTCGAGGATCGCTTCCTGGGACATGGCCGTGAAGACGGGACGCCGCATCTTACGGGCTGGCCTCGGCCCCACCCTCGCTCGTCGTTAACAACAGTGACGGCAGAGCGCGAGCTTGGCCTCAGGAGCATTCACCCCGGGTACGTTGACCGCAAGTCCTCTGCACCGAGACGGGTACATGTCCCACGCCGTCAAGATCTACGACACCTGCATCGGCTGCACCCAGTGTGTGCGCGCTTGTCCTCTCGACGTTCTCGAGATGGTTCCCTGGGACGGTTGCAAAGCCGGCCAGATTGCTTCTTCCCCTCGCACCGAAGATTGCGTGGGTTGCAAGCGCTGTGAAACCGCTTGCCCCACGGACTTCCTCAGCATTCGCGTCTACCTGGGTGACGAGACCACCCGCAGCATGGGTCTGGCGTACTGATCACTCCGATCGGTTTTTTGTTCAACAACTCATAAGCTCCGCCCGGCATTGCCGGGCTTTTTTGTATGTGCGGAATCGTTGCGGTGATTGGCTCCCGGGAGGCGGCGCCGCTGCTGTTGGAAGGCCTGCGTCAGCTGGAATACCGCGGCTACGACTCCGCAGGTATCGCCACGATTGATGTTTCCGGGGCCGAGGCGGCAAGCGCGCTTCATTGCGTGCGCGCCAAGGGCAAGCTGGTGAATCTCACCGCACGGGTGGATCAGGAGGGGGCTCCAGGCTTCTGCGGCATCGGCCACACCCGCTGGGCCACCCATGGCAAGCCGGAAGAGCACAACGCCCATCCCCACCGCGACGGCAGCGGCCGCGTGGCAGTGGTGCAGAACGGCATCATCGAAAACCACCGGTTGCTCCGCGATGAGCTCACGGCGGCCGGGGTCACGTTTCGCTCCGACACCGACACCGAGGTGATTCCGCATCTGGTGTCGGCCGAGCTGGAGCGGCGCAGTGCCGCTGGTGAGCCTGCGAATGGCAGCACACTGTTGGCGGCTGTGCAGGCGGTGTTGCCGCGCTTGCAGGGGGCCTATGCCTTGGCGGTGCTCTGGGCTGAGGTGCCCGGAGCGCTGGTGGTGGCGCGTAAGGCAGCCCCGCTGCTGATCGGTCTCGGCGAAGGTGAGTTTCTCTGCGCCAGCGACACCCCCGCCTTGGCCGGCTTCACCCGCACCATCCTGCCGATGGAGGACGGCGAAGTGGCGCTGTTGAGTCCTCTGGGAATCGAGCTCTACAACGCCGAGGGTGAGCGCCAGCAGCGCAGTCCCACCCTGCTGAGCGGCCAGGAGCACGTGGCCGACAAGCGGGAGTTCCGTCACTTCATGCTCAAGGAGATCCATGAGCAGCCCGACACGGCACGGTTGTGGGTGGAACGCCACCTGCCGCAGGGCCTGCCGGCAAACAATCCCGTGGCGCTGCCCTTCGACGATGACTTCTACGCCGGCATCGATCGCATCCAGATCCTGGCCTGTGGCACCAGTCGCCATGCGGCCCAAGTGGGTGCCTACCTGCTCGAGCAATTCGCCGGTGTGCCCACCAGCGTGGATTACGCCAGTGAATTCCGTTACGCCCCGCCGCCGCTGGCCCCCAACACGCTCACCATCGGCGTCACTCAGTCGGGTGAAACCGCCGACACGCTGGCGGCTCTGGCCATGGATGCCGAACGGCGCCGGGCCCAAGGGGAACCTGCTTATGCCCCCCGTCAGCTGGGGGTGACCAACCGTCCGGAAAGCTCTCTGGCACGGCAAGTGACGCACCTGCTCGACATCGGCGCCGGCATCGAGGTGGGTGTGGCCGCCACCAAGACCTTCCTGGGCCAATTGTTGGCCTTCTATGCGCTGGCTCTGGCCTTCGCCGCGCGCCGCGGCTCCCGCAGCGAGGCCGAGATCGCCGCTTTAGTGACGGAGCTGCGCGGCTTGCCTAAGGAGCTCAGCGCCCTGGTGCAGCAGCACGATCAGCGCTCGGAGGCCATGGCCCATCGCTTCGCGGAAACCCAGGATGTGATCTTCCTGGGGCGGGGCATCAACTACCCCATCGCCCTGGAAGGAGCGCTAAAGCTCAAGGAGATCAGCTACATCCATGCCGAGGGCTATCCCGCCGGTGAGATGAAGCACGGGCCGATCGCTCTGCTCGATACCCACGTGCCGGTGATTTCGATCGCGGTGCCGGGCGTGGTGTTCGAGAAGGTGCTGAGCAATGCCCAGGAGGCGAAAGCTCGCGATGCCCAGTTGATCGGTGTGGCACCGATCTGTGCTGACACTGAGCTGTTCGACGAACTGCTGCCGGTGCCTGAAGTGAGCGAGTGGATCAGCCCGCTGCTCACCGTGGTGCCGATGCAATTGCTCAGCTATCACATCGCTGCCCACCGGGGACTGGATGTGGATCAGCCCCGCAATCTCGCCAAGAGCGTCACTGTGGAGTGAGGCCTAAGCGTTCGCCGGAATAGCTGGCGCGCGCTCGAACCTGTTGGCACCAGTCCTGATGGTCGATGTACCAACGAACTGTGGCGGCAAGACCCTCTTCCACGCTGTGTCGCGGCTGCCACCCCAGTTCGCTGCTGATGCGGGACGGATCAATGGCGTAGCGCCGGTCATGGCCTGGTCGGTCGGTCACCGGTGTGATCAGGTCGGCGTGGGGCGCGTTGTTGGCATTGAGTTGGTCGAGCTCAGCACAGATGCGATTGACAACCTGTTTGTTGGTGGCTTCGCCGTGTCCGCCGACGCAGTAGCTGCGGCCGGGTTCTCCCTGACAAGCGGCGAGCAGCAGCGCATCCACATGATCTTCGACGTAGAGCCAGTCGCGCACATTGAGGCCGTCTCCATACAAGGGGATGGGCTCTCGGGCTGCTGCTTTCAGCGTGACCACAGGGATCAGTTTCTCTGGAAATTGCCAGGGGCCGTAATTGTTTGAGCAGTTGGTCAGAACCACGGGCAGCCCGTAGGTGTGGTGCCATGCCTGGACGAGATGATCGCTTGCGGCCTTGCTGGCTGAATACGGACTGCGTGGGTCATAGGGCGTGGTTTCCGAGAAGCGCCCTTCGGCACCCAGAGAGCCGAACACCTCGTCCGTGCTGATGTGATGCAGCCGGAAATCCTCTTGGCGCGATCCGCTCAAGCGCTCGTAATGCGCCCTCACGGCCTGGAGCAGGTTGTACGTGCCGGTGACGTTGCTCTCGATGAAGACGCCAGGGCCGGAGATCGAGCGGTCGACGTGACTCTCTGCGGCCAGGTGCATCACCAAATCAGGGTCGGCTTCGCGGACCGCTGCCTCCACCGCCGCCGCATCACTGAGGTCCACGCGCTGAAGATGATGGCGCCCGACCCCCTCATTGGGCAGTTCGCTCAGAACGGCCTCAATGGAGGTGAGATCACTGGCGTACCCCATTTTGTCGAGGTTGAACACGATGGCGTCGCTGTCGCTCAACAGTCGGCGCACCACAGCGCCGCCGATGAAACCCGCCCCGCCGGTCACCAGAATGCGCTGGCGATGCCCAAGAAGCGAGGAGGCGTTCGGGGTGGCAGGCGACATTGGAGTCGTCATCAGGCGACGTTCAAGGTGGGGTCCATGATGCTCTGGCGCCCGTAGCCATCCTCAAAGCGCACAATGTCGTCTTCGCCGAGGTAGGCACCGCTTTGCACCTCGATCAGTTCCACCGGAATGCGCCCGGGGTTGCTGAGCCGGTGCTTGCAGCCAAGGGGAATAAAGGTGCTTTCGTTTTCACCGATCAGCTCCGACTCTCCATCGCGTTCCACCAACGCAGTGCCTTTGACGACAATCCAGTGCTCGGCGCGGTGATGGTGCATCTGCAGTGAAAGGCTGGCGCCGGGTTTGACGGAGATGCGCTTCACCTGCCAGCGGCTGTCTTCCACGACGCCTGTGTAGTGGCCCCAGGGGCGGTAGATCTTGCGGTGGGCCTTGCCTTCAGGGCTGCCGTCGGCTTCCAGCTGCTTCACCACCGTTTTCACGTTCTGTGCCTGGCTGCGGTCGGCGATCAGCACGGCATCGTCGGTTTCCACCACCACCAGGTTTTCCACGCCCAGACCCACCACCAGACGGTGCTCGCTGCGCAGGTAGCAGTTGCGGCTGTCCTCGCTGATCACGCGGCCACGCAGGACGTTGCCGTCGTCATCACGATCGGCCGTCTCCCAGAGGGCACTCCAGCTGCCCACATCGCTCCAGCCGGCTGAAAGCGGCAAGACGGAGCCCAGCTGGGTTTGTTCCATCACGGCCACGTCGATGGCCACGTTGGGGCACTTGGCAAAGGCTTCTCGCTCCAGCCGCAGGAAATCGAGATCAGCCACCTCCTGCTCCAGGGCGGCGCGGCAGCAGCTGACCACTTCCGGGGCCAGGCGTTCCAGTTCCGACAGCATGGCGCTGGCTTTGAACAGGAACATGCCGCTGTTCCAGGTGAAGCGGCCGCTTTCCAGGAACTGCTCGGCAGTAGCGCGATCGGGCTTCTCCACAAACCGGGCGATCGGCACTGGCGTGAGCGCTCCGGCCTCCAGGGGTTCGGCGGCTTCGATGTAGCCGTAGCCGGTTTCCGGTGCGGTGGGCACGATGCCGAAGGTCACTAGGCGCCCGGCTTCAGCGGCGCTGCGCCCGGCATCGATGGCGGCGCGGAACTGCGCACCCTCACGGATCACATGGTCGGCGGCCAGCACCAGCAGCAGCGGATCCTCCCCGCGGGCTGTGGCCTGCAGGGCGGCCACGGCGACCGCAGGCGCGGTGTTGCGTCCCATGGGCTCCAGCAGGATGGCGCCTGGCTCCACGCCGATCTGGCGCATCTGCTCGGCCACGATGAAACGGTGGTCGTCGTTGCAGATCAGTAGCGGCGCTCCCAGGGCTTCAATGCCCTCCAGGCGCTGCTGGGTCTGCTGCAGCAGGGTGTCTTCCCCGTTGCCGCCCAGGGGCCAGTACTGCTTGGGGTAGCTGGCGCGGGAGAGGGGCCAGAGGCGTGTGCCGGTGCCGCCGCAGAGAATCACCGGAATCAGAGGGCTGGTCACGGCACGCGCTGGGTGAGGTGCCCGCCATTCTCTCGCAATAAAACTCTGGCGGCCATGGGAGGGAGTCAGAGCTCCAGCAACCCCGGCGGTGGGGTGAGCAGCAGCCAGCCGTCGTTGAGGTGCACTTCCGGCACGATCGCCTCCACGAACGGCACCATCAGGGTGCGGCCGTCGGGGGTTTTGATCTCCAGCAGTTCGTTGCCGCCGCTGATCAAATCACTCACGCTGCCGATCGCTTCCCCGTCGGCGCTGAGCCTGGCCTCCAATGAGCCTGGCCTCCAACCCCACCAGATACAGACAGGCCTGCCTGCTCAGGTCACGTCAGCAGGAACATTCGCAAAGTCCTCGCGCTTGAAAATGTTATTGGAATTCTGGTCAATCTACAGCTCTGAATACGGCGAATTATGATCAAATTCTGTTTGGTATAAATGTTTGTATGTCTCATCAATTAAATTGCTTGGCTGTTGGCTGGCTTCGGTATTGAGTGAATCGCAAATTGGAAATAAATGATCTTTTTTAAACCTATTACTGTCTTAGTTGGTCGTTCGTGAGCCGCAGTTCAAAATCTTGAACTGCCAGAGGCAGACCCTCTGCCAGGGGGATGCGAGCGCACCAGCCAAGGGCGGCCATGCGGCTCACATTGAGCTGTTTTTTTGGGGTGCCGTCGGGTTTGCTGGTGTCCCAATGAATGGTTCCGTCGTATGCAACCGCTTCGGATATCTGCTCGGCGAGTTCGCGGATGCTGAGGTCGATGCCTGTGCCTACATTGAGGAAGGCAAGTGGTGCGCCCTGATCATCTTTGGGTGCATCAGGGGCCAGAGCTGACCAGTGCTCGAGGGCAAACACGCAGGCTTCTCCCAGATCATCGGCGTGGAGGAATTCACGCAACGGCGTGCCGCTGCCCCAGCAGGTCACGGATGGGGCGTTTGATTCTTTGGCTTCATAAAAGCGGCGAATCAAGGCGGGCAGCACATGGCTGCCGGTGGGGTGATAGTTGTCGCCGGGCCCGTAGAGATTGGTGGGCATCAGGCTTATGGCATCAAAGCCGTGCTGGCGGCGCAGCGCCTCCGCGAGCTTGATTCCCGCGATTTTGGCGATGGCGTACCACTCATTAGTGGGCTCCAGAGTGCCGGTGAGCAGTGCTTCCTCGCGGATCGGTTGCTCAGCAAATTTGGGGTAGATGCAACTGCTGCCAAGAAACAGCAGCCGCCTTACTCCAGATCGCCAGGCTGCTTCCATCACGTGGGTCTGGAGGCT
This region of Synechococcus sp. NOUM97013 genomic DNA includes:
- the tkt gene encoding transketolase, whose product is MVAAPASVDTLCINSIRMLAVDAINKSNSGHPGLPMGCAPMGYALWDKFLKHNPKNPKWFNRDRFVLSAGHGCMLLYALLHLTGYDSVTIDDIKQFRQWGSKTPGHPETFETPGVEVTTGPLGAGISNAVGLAIAESHLAAKFNKADATVVDHYTYVVMGDGCNQEGVSSEAASLAGHLKLGKLIALYDDNSITIDGRTDVSFTEDVLKRYEAYGWHVQHVAEGNTDVDAIAKAIEAAKAVTDKPSIIKVTTTIGYGSPNKADTAGVHGAALGEEEAALTRQQLNWNYGPFEVPQEAYDQFRQAIERGASLEAEWNQTLAAYRTKYPSEAAEFERMLRGELPEGWDKGLPTYSAEDGGLATRKHSQICLGALGPNLPELIGGSADLTHSNYTDIKGETGSYQASSPEKRYLHFGVREHAMAAILNGIAYHNSGLIPYGGTFLVFADYMRGSMRLSALSELGVIYVLTHDSIGVGEDGPTHQPIETIPSLRAMPNMLVFRPGDGNETSGAYKLAIQNRKRPSSLCLSRQGMANQANSSIDKVALGGYVLEDCEGTPELILIGTGTELDLCVQAAKQLTAEGKKVRVVSMPCVELFDEQSDAYKEEVLPNAVRKRLVVEAAESFGWHRFIGLDGDSVTMNRFGASAPGGTCLKEFGFTVENVVAKSKALLD
- the fabF gene encoding beta-ketoacyl-ACP synthase II, producing MVEGLQRVVVTGLGAVTPIGNSVAEYWSGLTSGRNGVASITLFDAEKHACRFAAEVKDFDPTGFLEPKEAKRWDRFCKFGVVAAKQALADAGLAITEANADRIGVSIGSGVGGLLTMETQAHVLEGKGPGRVSPFTVPMMIPNMATGLAAIALGAKGPSSAVATACAAGSNAIGDAFRLLQMGKADAMVCGGAESAITPLGVAGFASAKALSFRNDDPATASRPFDKERDGFVIGEGAGVLVLETLEHAEARGATILAEMVGYGTTCDAHHITSPTPGGVGGAAAMRLALEDGGLSADSIDYVNAHGTSTPANDSNETAAIKSALGSRAHQIPVSSTKSMTGHLLGGSGGIEAVACVLALQHHVVPPTINHANPDPECDLDVVPNTARELKLGTVLSNSFGFGGHNVCLAFRRMS
- the acpP gene encoding acyl carrier protein, translated to MSQEAILEKVRSIVAEQLSVDAGEVKPESNFQNDLGADSLDTVELVMALEEAFDIEIPDEAAEGIATVGDAVKYIEDKQA
- the psaC gene encoding photosystem I iron-sulfur center protein PsaC — translated: MSHAVKIYDTCIGCTQCVRACPLDVLEMVPWDGCKAGQIASSPRTEDCVGCKRCETACPTDFLSIRVYLGDETTRSMGLAY
- the glmS gene encoding glutamine--fructose-6-phosphate transaminase (isomerizing), whose amino-acid sequence is MCGIVAVIGSREAAPLLLEGLRQLEYRGYDSAGIATIDVSGAEAASALHCVRAKGKLVNLTARVDQEGAPGFCGIGHTRWATHGKPEEHNAHPHRDGSGRVAVVQNGIIENHRLLRDELTAAGVTFRSDTDTEVIPHLVSAELERRSAAGEPANGSTLLAAVQAVLPRLQGAYALAVLWAEVPGALVVARKAAPLLIGLGEGEFLCASDTPALAGFTRTILPMEDGEVALLSPLGIELYNAEGERQQRSPTLLSGQEHVADKREFRHFMLKEIHEQPDTARLWVERHLPQGLPANNPVALPFDDDFYAGIDRIQILACGTSRHAAQVGAYLLEQFAGVPTSVDYASEFRYAPPPLAPNTLTIGVTQSGETADTLAALAMDAERRRAQGEPAYAPRQLGVTNRPESSLARQVTHLLDIGAGIEVGVAATKTFLGQLLAFYALALAFAARRGSRSEAEIAALVTELRGLPKELSALVQQHDQRSEAMAHRFAETQDVIFLGRGINYPIALEGALKLKEISYIHAEGYPAGEMKHGPIALLDTHVPVISIAVPGVVFEKVLSNAQEAKARDAQLIGVAPICADTELFDELLPVPEVSEWISPLLTVVPMQLLSYHIAAHRGLDVDQPRNLAKSVTVE
- the rfbB gene encoding dTDP-glucose 4,6-dehydratase; protein product: MSPATPNASSLLGHRQRILVTGGAGFIGGAVVRRLLSDSDAIVFNLDKMGYASDLTSIEAVLSELPNEGVGRHHLQRVDLSDAAAVEAAVREADPDLVMHLAAESHVDRSISGPGVFIESNVTGTYNLLQAVRAHYERLSGSRQEDFRLHHISTDEVFGSLGAEGRFSETTPYDPRSPYSASKAASDHLVQAWHHTYGLPVVLTNCSNNYGPWQFPEKLIPVVTLKAAAREPIPLYGDGLNVRDWLYVEDHVDALLLAACQGEPGRSYCVGGHGEATNKQVVNRICAELDQLNANNAPHADLITPVTDRPGHDRRYAIDPSRISSELGWQPRHSVEEGLAATVRWYIDHQDWCQQVRARASYSGERLGLTPQ
- a CDS encoding mannose-1-phosphate guanylyltransferase/mannose-6-phosphate isomerase, with the protein product MTSPLIPVILCGGTGTRLWPLSRASYPKQYWPLGGNGEDTLLQQTQQRLEGIEALGAPLLICNDDHRFIVAEQMRQIGVEPGAILLEPMGRNTAPAVAVAALQATARGEDPLLLVLAADHVIREGAQFRAAIDAGRSAAEAGRLVTFGIVPTAPETGYGYIEAAEPLEAGALTPVPIARFVEKPDRATAEQFLESGRFTWNSGMFLFKASAMLSELERLAPEVVSCCRAALEQEVADLDFLRLEREAFAKCPNVAIDVAVMEQTQLGSVLPLSAGWSDVGSWSALWETADRDDDGNVLRGRVISEDSRNCYLRSEHRLVVGLGVENLVVVETDDAVLIADRSQAQNVKTVVKQLEADGSPEGKAHRKIYRPWGHYTGVVEDSRWQVKRISVKPGASLSLQMHHHRAEHWIVVKGTALVERDGESELIGENESTFIPLGCKHRLSNPGRIPVELIEVQSGAYLGEDDIVRFEDGYGRQSIMDPTLNVA
- a CDS encoding GDP-L-fucose synthase, with the protein product MSLLHPSDSIFIAGARGMAGSAISRALMRKGYGNPAQGGAMLTPTRQQLDLLDGQAVRHWMQANKPDVVVLAAATVGGIEANRSRPADFLLQNLSLQTHVMEAAWRSGVRRLLFLGSSCIYPKFAEQPIREEALLTGTLEPTNEWYAIAKIAGIKLAEALRRQHGFDAISLMPTNLYGPGDNYHPTGSHVLPALIRRFYEAKESNAPSVTCWGSGTPLREFLHADDLGEACVFALEHWSALAPDAPKDDQGAPLAFLNVGTGIDLSIRELAEQISEAVAYDGTIHWDTSKPDGTPKKQLNVSRMAALGWCARIPLAEGLPLAVQDFELRLTNDQLRQ